The sequence below is a genomic window from Equus caballus isolate H_3958 breed thoroughbred chromosome 11, TB-T2T, whole genome shotgun sequence.
AATCAAATCTGtgccttttgttttttggcaCCATGCCACTTGAACCAGCTTTGCCAGCTGAACCAGCCATACCAAGAATTGACATAGCACTTGAAGATTATCATCTCCTCACTCTGTTTTAGAAAAGAGAACACTGCGAAACAACAGCTTCTCCAAAGGTACCCAACAAATTAAGAACAGGGCAAAAAAAGAATTAGCCCCACCGGCATTCACACCGTTGTTTACCTACAAAGccccttcctttcattttttttgatgAATTACATGCatatcttattcatttattcaatgaatactTAATCAGCAATTACTATGGGCTAGGCATTATGTTGTATATACTGTGGTGATAGCATTATGAAGGAAAATACAGGGAATATGGTAGTTGGGTCAATTGAGAGACAAGCCTTGAAGTCCCTGTTACCTGTGCTTTCTTCACGATCCTTCGACAGAGGACAGATAAGTCATTTTACCTGCTCAGAGAAATGGTGCTCCAGGCTTAGGACAGAGAGGATATGCTGGCCTGCTATGACTGGAAACCACTAGGAAAGATAGGGCTCTGCAAGCTGAGAagcccccctgccccaccctcctaTAGCATCCAAGAGATCACACAGGCAGCAGCTTATCGGGAGGAACAAGGCCCGAGCTAGACTGGAATGTGACCTCTCCCTTTAGAAAAACTGATCTGAGGTTTGAGGTTAAGGATGTGGCTAAACTGTCACAAACCAGAAAGCCAGTCTATTTCTTAGTTCCTTCACTCAATCCCCAGAAGAGACAGCTCAGTGCCCCAAAGTGCCTTGTCTTCTCTGTGAAAAAAGTAACTTTTGGACGAGTTGGACAAAGAGGCCTGGTTGCTCAAAGTTCAAAATGAAACCAGGAAATAAGTTGGGCGGGGCCGGGCTTTTGCGCATTTGCATATGTACAGCTCCTCGTCTGCTGTGTGGAGCTGCAgtgttgttttcatttcctgGTAAAAGCCTGGCTTCAGAATCCTGGACTCACTAAATGTTAGAGTAGGGAGGCCCGTGGAAGATGGAGCATGTGACTCTGGGAGGCAGGAAGTATCAGGTCTCAACAGTTCAAAAGACTTTGCTTCTTTTATGTATTGTTTTTACCTCCCAAACAGTTTCCCATCCATGATCACATTTTATCTGTCCTTTGACCTGGAAAGTGAAATACGGGTTATTATCCCTATTCTATAAACAGAGATTCAGCCTTGCTTGCTGTCTTCCATGggctgcatttttcttttcctttgcttttgtgcATGCTGTTTCTTTCACCTGGAATTTCCTTACCCCCAAGCCCACTTGTCAAAATCCTAATTTTCCTAGAGGGCTTATCTAAGATTCTACTCACTCCCCGAAGCTCTTCTTGGTTTTTCTAGCCAGTTGCCTCTCTCCCTCTTGAACCCACTAGCGTTttgttattagccccattttacagatgaggaaacaagcatACAGCCCAGTGGATTAACTAAATTCCCCAAGCTCATGCATTTAATAGGTGGTGAAGCTAGAATTTGAGCTCCGCCATTCTGATTTCAGAACCCATGCTTGTCACCACTGCAGGTCAAATAATAATCTCcttttctcatcttccttcttGCACCTATGCCCAGCTTCCAGCAGAGTGTCTTAATATATGGAAGGGCCCAATAATTATGGGGAAAATGGAATTGAATGGAAAAGCTGAAATCTAGAGAAATCGACATTCGAAAAGTCATGGGGCTTGCTGGAATGAAAAATCTAGAATCTAAGTCTTAAAATTCTCAGCTCAGGTTATTTTCCTTTAGGCTACCTCACTTATTTAAGACATTTAGAAAGGGAACAAACTAGCTACAAGCAGAGAATAAGGGTATGTGAGGGTGGTGGTGTCTGTGGGTGAAGAAGTCAAAGATCTTCTCAGAAAAGTCTTATAGTTTAGAAAGTTATGAATGCAAACTGGCTcaaagtgaaagagaaagcaagTTGTATGATCTCAATACTTGTCAGGCTGTCGCTTTTCCTGTCTTGCTTGGAACGGAATGTTCCCTGGGTGAGAGCCCAGAAATCTCCAGCATTTCAGACAACCATTTCAGAGCCTTATTCTATCTCGTATCTCATAACAGGACCCCTACCATGGAAGAGATCACAGAAGACCCCCCCACATCAGCCATCTTGCTGGATCATTGTCATTTCTCTCAGGTCATCTTTAACAGCGTGGAGAAGTTCTACGTCCCTGGAGGGGACGTCACATGCTACTACACCCTCACCCAGCATTTCCTTCCCCGTCGGAAGGACTGGATTGGCATCTTTAGGGTAAGTGGTTAGTTTCCTATCAAGTGACTGGAAATTAGAGATGAATCTTCATTACCTGAGTGTGTGACCATCTGTGTATTATAAGCATTCTGCATATTATGTCTGATCAATTTTTAAATCTTGCACTAAGCTCCCTAGCACTTCCCCTTTCCTAAACCAACATGTGCTGTGGGACTCAAGTTTTAATTTCAGCTGCAAGCTAAAATAAGATGGCCTATCATACAATCTCCAAGTTTTATTATGCTTGCAAAGACCAAATGTAAATTGAAAATTATcctactttaaaatattcatctaTAACTTGACTGGGATGGGTGGCCCCTTATATAATTTCTCTGACTTGAAACATATTTCTTTCTTAGTAGAGTGTTtaatttgtttgtgttttggtgaggaagattggccctgagctgatatctctgccaatcttcctctattttgtatatgggatgctgccacagcgtgacttgatgagtgggtctataggtctgcactcaggatccaaacctgtgaaccccaggccactgaagcagaacgtgagaacttaaccactacgccaccaggttggcccctgtACTTTGTTTTAATGAGTATTACAAATCTGGAAAGGATGTTGAGAAGTTACCTGGTTCGACATCCTGCATCCAAGGAGTTTGTTCCTGAATAAGTGTCTTACTTTTTTGTAAAGATTCCCAAGGACTGAAGGTTTATGAGCTTTCTCAGTGACCTCTTCCAGTGTCTAATCAGTCAATTGGTTCAAGTACAGAAATGGTACTttttgggccagcccagtagctcagcagttaagttcgcgcattcgattcggcggcctggggttcgccggttcagatccggggtgaggacatggcaccgcttggcaagccatgctgtggtaggcgtcccacatagaaagtagaggaagttgggcatggatgttagctcagggccagtcttcctcagcaaaaagaggaggattggcagcagttagctcagggctaatcttcctcaaaaaaaaaaaaggtacttttttattatagtcagcTTACTGTCTGCCTCCCTTCTGCCCAATCTGTGTCTctaacatcacacacacacaccccataatGACAAATCTTCCTATTTCCAGAGACAGGAGATAAAGGTCAAATTGAAGTAATTTACACTGCTGAGTCCCAACGTCAGTGACCTTTGTTTTGACATCTCAGTATGTCATGTGTGTGTCTGCCAATGTTGTTCATCCTGAAATCAGACATTCTTCTTCACTGTAGTGTGAAGGAGCTGGTGCTTATTCACATCCCTCATTGAGTGATTTTTCCTTAATTGTTTGGAATTCCGAGCTACCGATGGAGCCATGGATGCTAGTGTTTAAAGGGTGGGAGAGTAGACAACGAGAAGGACGCTGGCAGGTATCATGACAGCTCCCGAGACTTCAGGATATTGAATCATAAGACCAAAAGATGTTCTAACATAGAAAACTGACACActagtgttttctgttttggaaagaagacagtagTTGTTTTTTCTTCCCTATGTGTAACAAAGCTGTCCAGTAGAGCTTTGCGATCAACACTGCCCAGTAGAGCTTTGTACAGTAGACATACCTTCACTGTCCAGTACAGAAGCCTCTAGCCACGTGTGGCTcctgagcacttaaaatgtgactAATCTGACTGAGTAActggcttttaaattttatttaatttgaattaatttgaatttaaatagcctcatggctagtggctatcatattggGCAGTGCAAGTGTAGACAAAAATAACAGAGGATGATTCACAATTACTTAGTAGGCTTTGAAATGTATTCTGTCACTTTTCGttgtgacagttttatttctgttttgcttaGGCTGATTGTATGCCCCAAGTACTCAGTCACTTCCGGAAACCAAGTGAAAAgcttatgctttttaaaaacaaatgtttaaaaacattaaaaaaagaagaaagctgccTGCATATTTGGAATGCTTCATGCATTTCAGTGGGATTGCCATACCTCAGTAAAGAAATCGTGGCTAACCTAAAGAATGGCCTCTAGTGTTCGTTGTCCATAACGTTACTGATTTGAGCAACCACTTTGAAGCCTAGAAGAAAGTTTTAAGactaacagagagaaaacaaacttctTGAGAACATACAGTATGCTGGGTCCACGGTgaggggatgtgtgtgtgtgtgttttctgattTAATGCTCTCGGCATGGCAGCTCCCTCAGCTTAGTGGTGCTCTCTCTTGTGCACGGATGAATACAATGAATATGCTCGAGATGGTGACTTTCCCAGGGTCTCCCAGTGAGTGGATGGTAAAGCAAGTTTTACTCCCAAACCTCTactttttctcctctgttctgCTAAATTCCTTTAAACGACAGATGGTAAATTGGAGAATTAAGAGGTGACTGAAGTTTTGTCCTGCATATCTCACTTCTAAAGCTCTCCTGGTGTTCTCTCGCTGTAGTCTTAATCATATGCCTCAGCTCCTTATCAAGTCTAACACTGGTGCTTCCTGGCACCCAGTAGGCACTGGTGGAATGGGTTTGCTGTGCGCTCTGCTACGGCTTCTCAATGCAGCAAAGGCTACCGCCTTCAGTGGAGCCTGAAGTTGGTGGAGGCAGCTTTCCTTCCCTCCGTGAAAGTCCTGTGCTCCATGCTCTCCTTTACCTGGGCATTTAAATGTTTCCCCGCTTTCCGAGAGGAGCGACAGCAGGCCGTGAGAGGCAGGCTGGGACCAGGACTACTCAGGTCCGGGAGCCCAGGACAGAAATTGCAGGTGGCTAAAAGTTGCTTCCTTGTTCCAAGGCAGCAGTAATTCTTCGGCCTTCCCAGGTGCTATTTTGGTCACAGTGCATTAGGAAACTCCAGGATGTGAATGAAGGCTCCATAAAATTCCTGCTTCCTGGCCCACCGCCGGCTGCAGCGGCTCTGAGATGCTTGCAGCAATGGGGTGTGTGTTAATGAGACACTAAAACATGCCCTAGGATCTGCTGACGAGCTTTCAGTGTAGCCTTTCAACCCTGCCCTGGctccttaatatataaaaatggaaCTTATTTTTAGTCCTTCTTCCCACTGGGCTCAGGCAGGGTCAAAATATGGCAATAAATGTAATTTTGCCTCTCTCTGAGTGTTCTCGCCTTGAAGACACAACGGCTCTCTTTCTATTCTCTGGTGTGCTCTTACCTTCCAGATCCGATTTGAGCCATCTTTTACCCTGTTCGCATTTAGTGAGAATATTTTCCACTTAGCCACCTTTCTGCTCTGAGGCACACTGTACGGTATCCTTGTAGCTTATGACTGATTGCATTCAGTACCTGGAAGAGATTGTTACCATCTTTATCCCCAAAAAGGCTTCATTAAACATGCATTAAGAAGAACACTGAAGAGAGAAAGCTGTGTAGACTGGACTCAGTTATCTGGTGTCTTATAATCTAAGAACTCTcttgcccctccacccccaacacacacattattcaaaacatacattttttaaatgcagtggTATAATCAGGTTGGTATAGGGGACAAGACTGAATTGGACAGAGGAGAGGACAAACCAATGGAGAGGGCAGATCAGGGTGCTTTCTGATTAAGAAGTTCCAAGGACACTGTTGTAAGAAGATAGCAGGATCAAGGTTCGCACTCCCAGAACTTTTTCCCCAAACactctcagttctctctcttttttttttttttttttttgaggaaggttagccctgagctaatatctgtcgccaatcctcctctttttgctgaaaaagactggccctgagctaacatccatgcccatcttcctcggctttctatgtgggacacctgccacagcatggcttgccaagcggtgtgtgggtccgcacccggaatccgaaccggtgaaccccaggtgccaaagcagaatgtgtgaacttaacggctgcaccaccgggctgggcccACACTCTCAGTTCTATGTCTGACTTGGAGAAAAAATTTTTGGAACTCTTGTCCTGGGTGTTGAGTGGCCAGTGTTCATTTCTTTCTAAGATGGGTATTTTGGACTGTGTATGCCTGCCAGTTTTTAAGTGCATTGGACATTTTACCGTATATTGTCATTATAAGTGAAAAAACAAGACTTGATCCATCGTGAGTGGATCTTGTCATAATGAACTCATTCTATTGTATTTtcaacataaacaaataaaaggtaaGTGCGTTTTAAGAAGACATGGCCGCATGAGGATCTCCCCCGAGCACTGTCAGGTGCTGAATGCGAGCCTCTTGTCATTGCAGGTGGGATGGAAGACAACTCGTGAGTATTACACCTTCATGTGGGTTACTTTGCCCGTTGACGTAAACAGCGACTCAGCCAAACAGCAGGAAGTCCAATTCAAAGGTGAGGAAAATACTGGATCAAAGGTGTTGAAGACAGTTAGCAGCTAAGATTAATTAATTCTCTTGAATTTGAGCTTTCTGAGGCAGATAAAAGACTTCcagatttttagttttctgaataGACCTTATTTTGGATTAAAAATCATGTTGTGTTTTCAGCTTATTACCTGCCCAAGGATGATGAGTATTaccagttctgctatgtggatCAGGATGGTGTGGTCCGGGGGGCGAGCATCCCTTTCCAGTTCCGTCCAGAAAATGAGGAGGACATCCTGGTTGTTACCACTCAGGTCTGTAAACATGTCACTTTGATCCCTTCTTGGCACTAAGAGTAGCAAttccatgggccagccccagtggcctagtggttaagttcagggcactccgcttcagaggcccgggttttggttcctgggcgtgcaCCACACCCCTCTGTTAGTggtcatgctgtgctggtggcccacatactaaaaaacagaggaagattggcacagatgttagtgcagggtgaatcttccttagcaaaaaaaagagTAGCACTTCCAGAATAGGGTGGAATTTGACTCGCGAAGCCTTTATTGAATGTCGAACAGATACGGTTAGGAAAAATTTACCCAGTACTCACTCAAACCCACTCCGGAATGACTTAGTATCATTAGCAGGAATCATAACAATAAATGATTTCTCCCTTCTCTAAAACTTCTGTAACTCAGTTGGCATTCATTTATTCCCGTAACTTTTCCAGTTGCTTAATTTTTGTCATCTGCACAGCTTATTACCTCAGTAAAGATAAGGTCTTCTGGGGAGAGAAGCACCAAATATTCTTTGTATCTCTCAGTTCTGACTCAGAGCCTGTCATACGAGAGTATTAAGATTTATGCACTCACTCGATCGTTTAACAGGATGCCTCCTTTCCATCCAAAACCAGGTAGGCGTTATAGTAGGCACTAGGAATACAGTGAAGAATCGATTAAAACACTGTCCCTGGGCCTCAAGGAGCTAAGTCCAGTAAGAGAGACAAAGAATACTAAGTGTGTGCGAGAAGAATCTATATTCTTCTTCCATTCTCCCTTTTAACTTTTTATGGCCTTaattttctttacctttctttCTTGGTAATGGCAGACTCGATGCTGCAATTGTACAGACATACCTCTGTTACTCCCTTCCCTACATGCTGAGGAGCTGCACCCATTTGGGGTACACAGATGTCACTACAGTGGGTGGGACTCAGCCAGACCCCCACCATCCCCTACAGAGACTAGAATATCTGTTGAGCTATAAAGGGTCAAGTGTGAATTCGTAGAATTCTCTTTCATAGGGTGAAGTGGAAGAGATTGAGCAGCACAACAAGGAGCTTTGCAAAGAAAACCAGAAGCTGAAGGACAGCTGTGTCAGCCTCGAGAAGCAGAACTCAGACATGCAGGCTGAGCTGCAAAAGAACCAGGTATGGATGCTGGTTAAAGGTGAACTTGGAGTATGGAGATCAGAGTTGGACGGTGCCTCTTATCCAGCACTGTCTTCTGTTTTGCTTGTGATGTCACTCCCTTATACATATCTTTGAATAGGCACAGTGTTAAAAGTTTTATATGGGTTATTTAAACTTCGTGGCAAACCTTTGCACTAGGTACTACTGTCATCCCAGTTTTATAGTTGAGTATCCTGAGGCTGAAAGGGGTTAAGTGATCTCTTATACAGCTGATCAGTGGTaaggccaggattcaaacccaggcagtctgactgcTTCTTTCCATTGTCTattaataatttgaaatatttactcCAATTAGCTGGAATGTGGACATCAAGAGAGACAAGAGAGTATTAAAGTAAGGTCGTGGGTTATCCAAATTCTTTGCTACTTCTCTTTTGAATCATCCTTTAAATCAGCAGGTGGTGAATGAGAGTTGATAATGCTAGAAGCTAAAGAGGAGTGTTTTCTCTAAAGACTTTAAATTGATTACACCAAGGTCAAAGCTTAGAAGTTTCCAGAACACACAGACCTTGGCAGTTACCACCTGTAAAGCCTTGatctgcaggtgaggaaactgaggcccagaggagaggagaagaggtcTGTTTAGTGATGACACTGGGTTAGGACCCACTTCTCTTGACTCCCAGACAGTGCTCTGTTCTTTACACTTTGCTGTCACACAAGTGCCTGTGATGTCCTCAGCCCTGGACTGGTATATAAGTGTAGGTGGCAGATCCAGCCTGCAGACCTGGCCTGTCCCAGGCAGTGAGATAACAAAGGTGGCATAGGCGTAACTCACAATCTGGCTGTCAAGAACCAGTGTGTGGTCAGGAGCCCTACAGCCCACCTGCCAGGTTCCAGCCAAGGAATCAGAGGGTCTGAGTTCTCGGGTTAGCTCTCCCACATACTTGCTACCAGTTATTATAATGATAACAAAAGTCACTGTTTATtcagtacctactatgtgccaggcactctaaTGAAGCACATCTcttcacttaatccttacaacagccctGCAGCtcagagtttaagtaacttgttcaattCCATAGTCACTTCGTGGCTTTGGAacaagctgggatttgaactctggtattttgttgttaaaatccatgcttttgggggctggccccgtggccaagtggttaagttcgcgcgctccgctgcaggcggcccagtgtttcgttggttcgaatcctgggcgcggacatggcactgctcatcaaaccacgctgaggcagcatcccacatgccacaactagaaggacccacaacgaagaatgtacaactacgtacctgggggctttggggagaaaaaggaaaaaaatataaaacctttaaaaaaaaaatccatgctttTTAGAGGCCAGATCATACGGTGGTTAGGGACCTTGTCTTTGGAGTCACGCAGACTGGCTCTCCCATTTATTTGATGAACTGAGAGAAATTTCTTAGcatctttgagcctcagtttccctttctgtagAAAGGGGATTGATAATACCTGTTTCCTCAAAGAGATACTAGTACACTCATGTCCGTGGCAGCATTTCTCACCATGGCCAAAGGGGAGAGGCAGCCCAGGTGTCCAGTGACGGATGGATCCATAGACATGGTGTGGTGCGGGCATACAATGAAATATCGTTCagttttaaaaggaaaggaaattctgacacatactgccacacagatgaaccttgaggacattatgctgggTAAAATGGGTCAGACAGAGTGACAAATGCCATGTgcttccacttacatgaggtacctagaatagtcaccttcatagagacagaaactaAAAGGGTGGTTgtcaggagctgggggtgggggctggggcgtTAGTGTTGAATAGGTGCAGAGCTTCCGTTCTGCAAGGTGAAAAAGAGTCCTGTGGGTGGATATGGTGGCGGTTGCCCAAcgatgtgaatatacttaatgccactgaagtgtatgcttaaaagtggttaaggtgataaattttatgttatgtatgttttactataattttttaaaaataaaaaatgatttaaaaaagactataaactaaaattttttttaaaaaaaattggcacctgagctaacatctattgccaatcttttttttcttcctcttctccctaaaaccccccagtacatagttgtatattctagttgtgtgtgcctctggttgtgctatgtgggatgccacctcagcacagcctgatgagcagtgccatgtctgcgcccaggatctgaaccggtgaaaaccccggccactgaagcatagtgtgcaaatttaaccactcggccatagggccagTCCctaaactaaaaatttttaaatcttagagCCAAAAGCAGGGAATTGTTATTGATGCACAAAATTGGCTTCTGTGCAGAATGAAATTGGGGAAGGAGAAACAAATATCGAAGACCAGTATGGTggccactaaccacatgtggctattgaacattTGAAATGTGGTGTATTGTGATATACTGTAGCATAAAATGTATACCcggggggccagccccctggccgagtggttaagttcgcgtgctcctctttagcaacccagggtttcactggttcgaatcctgggtgtagacatggcacctatcatcaggccctgctgaggtggcatcctacatgccacaagtagaaggacccacaactaaaatatgcaactgttggggccggcccggtggcgcagcggttaagtgcgcacattctgcttcggcggcccagggttcgccagttcggatcctgggtggggacatggcaccgcttggcaagccatgctgtggtaggtgtcccacatataaagtagaggaagatgggcacggatgttagctcagggccagtcttcctcagcaaaaagaggaggattggcggcagatgttagctcagggctaatcttcctcaataaacaaataaaaaataaaataaaataaaatatgcaactatatactggggggatttggggagaagaagcagaaaaaaatgtatactggattttgaagacttagtatgaaaaaaatgtaaaatatttccttttcattgtttacatattgaaaagatattttaggtatattgggttaaatatatGCTCTTAGTGAacttaatttcatctgtttctttttacttttttttaatgtagctactaaaattttttaattatatatgtggCTTTCGTGAATTTATCGGATAGCACTTTTCTAGGAGAAAAGCAACTTTATTTTGTCCACTGCTGTGTTTATAGTGCCAGAACAGTGTCTGGTGTGTAATAGGCACTcgttaaatatttgtttaatgaattaaTGGACCAATATAAGCTCCAGTGGAGGAGAGATTAAGGTAGATGCATTTTTAATATGGAAAGGACATATTAAGAACATTTTATATGGAAGTCCCTTTACTTGGATATTTCATTCACTGCTGTGTCATACTCTGCTTgacttataattaaataaatgttgaataaatgtttggATGCCTGAGATACTAAAAACTGTCTTAGAAGTGATCTGTGCCTTTGATGTTTCAATCTACAGGAGGAGCTAGAAACCCTAAAGAGCATCAATAAGAAGTTGGAAGAGAAAGTGAAGGAGCAGAAGGACCATTGGGAGACAGAACTGCTTCAGTGAGTGTAATTCTCCGATGGGAGGCGCTGCTGTGTTACGGACGCCCTTAGATGGGGTCAGGTTAGATTGCTAGAATTTGTTAGAAAACAGTCTTCCTGTTATGACAATGATAGATATGATTCTCCCCCTTTGAATCATGAGCTCTTTGATTCTAGGTTAGAGAATTAGTATCAGAATGATGAGAAGAAATGAGGTAAATTCAAGTATTAACATTAAGTATTGAATACTTgtagtttgaagtcaggaagcCAAAACAGGACTGAAGAAGAGGGTAGTGGACTTTTAAATAACTCCGTAGGCTTAGGGTCAAGGCAGCCTTAAATCATTGAAGGCCTGGGGGGGCTGACCTGGAATCAGCATGTTTTTCACATAGTCGTCTCCACGTCCGCAGACTGAAAGAACAAAACCAGAAGATGGCCTCAGAAAATGAGAAGATGGGAGTCAGAGTGGATCAGCTTCAGGTAGGTAACGCCACCCTTCGCCAAAGTGTTTTCTTAGTCTTGCCACCACTCTTC
It includes:
- the CALCOCO2 gene encoding calcium-binding and coiled-coil domain-containing protein 2: MEEITEDPPTSAILLDHCHFSQVIFNSVEKFYVPGGDVTCYYTLTQHFLPRRKDWIGIFRVGWKTTREYYTFMWVTLPVDVNSDSAKQQEVQFKAYYLPKDDEYYQFCYVDQDGVVRGASIPFQFRPENEEDILVVTTQGEVEEIEQHNKELCKENQKLKDSCVSLEKQNSDMQAELQKNQEELETLKSINKKLEEKVKEQKDHWETELLQLKEQNQKMASENEKMGVRVDQLQAQLSTQEKEMEKLVQGDQDKTEQLEHLKKENGQLFLSLTEQKEHQKKLQQTVEEMKQKETTAMKKQQELMDQNFDLSKRLSENKIIYDVLQREKENMERENDLLKRENSRLLSYMGLDFDSLPYQAPTSDQGGAGQNPRLVYGNPYSGIQESSAPGQLSIKKCPTCNSDLADDIFDPTLEQQHMQSLCLNCPICDKVFPAKEKQIFEDHVFCHTL